One genomic region from Rhodococcus sp. SBT000017 encodes:
- a CDS encoding ParB/Srx family N-terminal domain-containing protein: MALRRSAALLGTLALISILSTSMGGVATAAPTRTVSPLCQVADLLPTGSSAGLGYQCAEAGELLDLPIGEVRATQPSLGYDEVYYKLGRYTLGKDEINKKFDDWCEANGQEEAASALPDARLDNPSSFTCTVPVGQETPDTIAPMKTVVIGPGGVPYLTDGHHTLTSFYETADGGPNLHLRLRVVANLSDLSTADFWARMKAEKWVWNYDVDGNEVPVEQLPSGVGLAKFQNDKYRSLTYFARDIGFTPGTIPFQEFYWGAWVRDSGAVDISGWDSNNLASYLSTVESVSRAQVAAPKDAVIDSGRTAAELGALSAWNDGKAATKGEFGKLSAPYSDDKPGKLAYAMQYKMGLPR, from the coding sequence ATGGCCCTGCGTCGTAGCGCTGCCCTGCTGGGCACACTTGCCCTGATCTCTATTTTGTCCACGTCGATGGGCGGCGTTGCCACGGCCGCTCCGACACGGACGGTGTCGCCGTTGTGTCAGGTCGCGGACCTGCTTCCCACCGGATCGTCCGCGGGCCTCGGCTACCAATGTGCCGAAGCGGGTGAGCTTCTCGATCTCCCGATCGGTGAGGTGCGCGCAACGCAACCGTCGCTCGGGTACGACGAGGTGTACTACAAGCTCGGTCGATACACGCTCGGGAAAGACGAGATCAACAAGAAGTTCGACGACTGGTGCGAAGCCAACGGCCAGGAAGAGGCCGCGTCCGCGTTACCCGATGCACGACTGGACAATCCGTCGTCGTTCACCTGCACCGTCCCCGTCGGCCAGGAAACGCCCGACACCATCGCCCCGATGAAGACTGTCGTCATCGGGCCGGGCGGTGTGCCGTACCTGACCGACGGACACCACACGCTCACCTCGTTCTACGAAACGGCCGACGGCGGACCGAATCTGCACCTCCGCCTGCGGGTGGTCGCGAACCTCAGTGACCTGAGCACCGCCGACTTCTGGGCGCGAATGAAAGCCGAGAAGTGGGTGTGGAACTACGACGTCGACGGCAACGAGGTTCCAGTGGAACAGCTGCCGTCGGGAGTCGGTCTCGCCAAGTTCCAGAACGACAAGTACCGCAGCCTGACGTACTTCGCCCGAGACATCGGCTTCACCCCCGGAACCATCCCGTTCCAGGAATTCTATTGGGGTGCATGGGTTCGCGACTCCGGCGCAGTCGACATCAGCGGCTGGGACAGCAACAACCTGGCGAGCTACCTGAGCACCGTCGAGTCGGTCTCGCGCGCCCAGGTCGCGGCACCGAAAGACGCGGTGATCGACAGTGGCCGCACTGCAGCAGAACTCGGTGCACTGAGCGCATGGAACGACGGCAAGGCCGCGACCAAGGGTGAGTTCGGAAAGCTGTCGGCCCCGTACTCGGACGACAAGCCCGGCAAGCTGGCCTACGCCATGCAGTACAAAATGGGGCTGCCCAGGTAG
- a CDS encoding DedA family protein — protein MSNLLIAATADTEQLDGLAGWAVGVMDALGGPGAAVVVGADNLFPPIPSELVLPLAGFSASQGVFSFGAALFWTTLGSVLGAIIVYAVGALIGRERTRALVVQIPLIKATDFDRTEAWFAKHGSKAVFLGRMVPLFRSFISLPAGIERMGMAKFLVLTTLGSLIWNTIFVTAGYQLGENWHLVDAYAEILQKIVIVSIAVATVGFVAMRLRSRRARL, from the coding sequence ATGTCCAACTTGCTGATTGCTGCAACTGCTGACACCGAGCAACTGGACGGGCTGGCCGGATGGGCGGTCGGGGTCATGGACGCACTCGGCGGGCCCGGTGCCGCCGTCGTCGTCGGTGCCGACAATCTGTTTCCGCCGATCCCGAGCGAACTCGTTCTGCCCCTTGCCGGTTTCTCGGCCAGTCAGGGCGTGTTCTCCTTCGGTGCTGCTCTCTTCTGGACGACGCTCGGCTCGGTCCTGGGCGCGATCATCGTCTACGCGGTGGGCGCGCTCATCGGGCGCGAGCGCACGAGGGCACTGGTGGTGCAGATCCCGCTGATCAAGGCCACCGACTTCGACAGAACGGAGGCCTGGTTCGCCAAGCACGGCTCGAAGGCAGTGTTCCTCGGCCGGATGGTCCCACTGTTTCGCAGCTTCATCTCCCTGCCCGCTGGAATCGAGCGAATGGGGATGGCGAAGTTCCTCGTACTCACCACACTCGGCAGCTTGATCTGGAACACCATTTTCGTCACTGCGGGATATCAACTCGGCGAGAACTGGCACCTGGTCGACGCCTACGCCGAAATCCTGCAGAAGATCGTCATCGTGTCGATTGCAGTCGCCACTGTCGGATTCGTAGCTATGCGGTTGCGGTCCCGCCGCGCCCGGCTGTGA
- a CDS encoding sensor histidine kinase, with product MLGNDVVHPPDLADRIAVSSLVRRWLMAFAGVLLGSVTAVSALLFSVAAVLALALARLLGRWGAPLRAVVDAGALTLSEWEIRRITRFHGTLHTDVATPHRCRWYLGTRWTIGLLGIGVVLLLTLCLVVAGSMISAWVLSGGWGLIENSDRVDGGLVALVSLPGILLIFVAIVGVAGVGSLDRWFAVQVLGRQSDRLLHQRVAELTSSRDHVVDAIDDERRRIERDLHDGIQQHLVALGMLIGRARRAEKPDKVHELLTQAQATSREAITELREVANRVYPIALDKDGLRASVEAMADRASVPVRVTYDLTDRLRPAVESVLYFVISEAVTNAAKHACPKHLEVNVTHQKLNRVLATVTDDGPGGADPSGTGLSGLSRRVAAVDGTLSVHSPVGGPTVVTASVPCG from the coding sequence GTGCTCGGAAACGACGTCGTACATCCACCTGACCTGGCGGATCGGATTGCCGTCAGCTCGCTTGTTCGGCGTTGGCTGATGGCTTTTGCCGGGGTCCTTCTCGGCAGCGTCACGGCGGTCTCTGCCCTGTTGTTCTCCGTGGCTGCGGTACTCGCCCTCGCGTTGGCGCGACTCCTCGGCCGGTGGGGAGCGCCACTGAGGGCTGTAGTCGATGCTGGTGCACTGACGTTGAGCGAGTGGGAGATTCGGCGAATCACCCGCTTCCACGGCACGCTCCACACTGATGTGGCGACCCCTCACCGCTGTCGCTGGTATCTCGGAACACGCTGGACGATAGGGCTACTCGGTATCGGCGTGGTCCTGCTGCTGACGCTGTGTCTCGTCGTGGCCGGCTCGATGATCTCGGCATGGGTGCTGAGCGGCGGCTGGGGCCTGATCGAGAACTCCGACCGGGTCGACGGCGGACTCGTAGCGCTGGTGTCGCTGCCCGGCATCCTCTTGATCTTCGTCGCAATCGTCGGAGTAGCAGGGGTGGGATCGTTGGACCGCTGGTTCGCCGTCCAAGTACTCGGCCGACAGTCGGATCGGTTGCTGCACCAGCGGGTAGCCGAGCTGACGAGCAGCCGCGATCACGTGGTCGATGCCATCGACGACGAACGCCGCCGCATCGAGCGCGACCTGCACGACGGCATACAGCAGCATCTGGTGGCCCTGGGGATGCTCATCGGCCGAGCCCGCCGCGCCGAGAAGCCCGACAAGGTGCACGAACTCCTCACCCAGGCCCAGGCCACATCACGCGAGGCGATCACCGAGCTACGCGAGGTCGCCAACCGGGTGTACCCGATCGCGCTCGACAAGGACGGACTGCGCGCATCTGTCGAGGCGATGGCCGACCGGGCCAGTGTTCCGGTCCGAGTCACCTACGACCTGACGGACAGGTTGCGACCCGCGGTGGAGTCGGTCCTCTATTTCGTCATCTCGGAGGCCGTCACCAACGCAGCCAAGCATGCGTGCCCGAAACACTTGGAGGTCAACGTCACTCACCAGAAGTTGAACCGCGTGCTGGCCACCGTCACCGACGACGGACCCGGTGGAGCCGATCCGTCCGGCACCGGCTTGTCCGGGCTGTCCCGCCGCGTCGCCGCCGTGGACGGCACGCTGAGTGTGCACAGCCCGGTCGGCGGCCCGACTGTCGTGACGGCGAGCGTCCCGTGCGGGTGA
- a CDS encoding response regulator transcription factor → MRVIVAEDSTLLCEGLVRLLVDEGHDVIASVGDADALLAAVEQDRPDIVVTDVRMPPGHSDEGLRAALTIRRRWPEVAVLVLSQYVENRYAAELISGSGGKVGYLLKDRVAQVDEFLDALDRVADGGTAFDPEVVRQLLSRSSRSNPLDRLTPRERDVLELMAQGLTNARIAADLYISVSSVEKHINAVFDKLGLANSTGMSRRVMAVVAYLRT, encoded by the coding sequence GTGCGGGTGATCGTCGCGGAGGACTCGACATTGCTGTGTGAGGGTCTGGTCCGTCTGCTCGTCGACGAAGGCCATGACGTGATCGCGTCCGTGGGCGACGCCGATGCGCTTCTCGCCGCGGTGGAACAGGATCGTCCGGACATCGTCGTCACCGACGTGCGCATGCCTCCGGGTCACAGCGACGAGGGACTGCGGGCAGCGCTGACGATTCGCCGTCGCTGGCCTGAGGTGGCGGTGCTCGTACTGTCCCAGTACGTCGAGAACCGTTACGCAGCAGAGCTGATCAGCGGATCCGGCGGCAAGGTCGGGTATCTGCTCAAGGACCGCGTCGCGCAGGTCGACGAATTCCTGGACGCCTTGGACAGGGTGGCCGATGGCGGAACGGCTTTCGATCCGGAGGTGGTGCGACAGTTGTTGTCACGCAGCAGCCGATCGAATCCGCTCGACCGACTCACTCCGCGCGAACGCGATGTGCTCGAGCTGATGGCTCAAGGTCTCACCAACGCGCGCATTGCAGCTGATCTCTACATCTCGGTGAGCTCGGTCGAGAAACACATCAACGCAGTGTTCGACAAACTCGGATTGGCGAACTCCACCGGTATGAGCCGCCGAGTGATGGCTGTGGTGGCGTACCTGCGCACCTGA
- a CDS encoding HNH endonuclease, with protein sequence MTIDPMSAGVAAFVDPSADLLRDQWLSVLARKVVPQGVRQVNFVPCEVVLCHCASLLMDHSKYGSSTAHKAEFPVQHLAQLFKRPPTSIIAKMANLDGTRSNGGKYELEVAARLGDVELLQGIYLRILDAARSLGIDRDQLPDFLGLEDGEQFELEGQYELDSSDVESSLVDALERWARERADVPIATTERMLISAVRVGQHRFAQSVLRNHQHRCVFCGMSGVIGGKRRPRLLAASHIKPWRDSTNKERLDRRNGLTACPTHDVAFDTGLITVNKDLSVSYAPGIENDLKVSPPLRHALGKPPLHEKLILGEESIAPEVSYLTWHRENVFASL encoded by the coding sequence ATGACGATTGACCCGATGAGTGCCGGGGTAGCAGCATTCGTCGATCCGAGTGCCGACTTGCTGCGGGATCAGTGGCTGTCGGTGCTTGCCCGCAAGGTGGTTCCACAGGGCGTGCGACAGGTGAATTTCGTTCCCTGCGAAGTAGTTCTGTGTCACTGCGCGTCGCTGTTGATGGATCACAGCAAATACGGCAGCTCGACTGCACACAAGGCAGAGTTTCCGGTGCAGCACCTGGCCCAATTGTTCAAACGACCCCCGACATCGATCATTGCGAAGATGGCAAATCTGGACGGAACCCGTAGCAACGGCGGCAAGTACGAACTCGAGGTTGCGGCGCGTCTGGGCGATGTCGAACTTCTGCAGGGAATCTATCTCCGAATTCTCGATGCTGCGCGCAGCCTCGGTATCGACCGCGATCAGTTGCCGGACTTCCTCGGGCTCGAGGACGGTGAGCAGTTCGAGCTCGAAGGGCAGTACGAGCTGGATTCCAGCGATGTCGAGTCCTCGCTCGTCGATGCGTTGGAAAGATGGGCTCGCGAGCGCGCTGACGTGCCGATCGCAACGACAGAAAGAATGCTGATCTCCGCGGTACGCGTGGGGCAGCACCGCTTCGCGCAGTCGGTGTTGCGAAATCATCAGCACCGCTGTGTGTTCTGCGGCATGAGCGGTGTAATCGGCGGAAAGCGTCGGCCGCGGTTGCTGGCGGCGAGCCATATCAAACCGTGGCGAGACAGCACGAACAAAGAACGTCTCGATAGACGCAACGGTCTCACGGCGTGTCCAACCCATGACGTCGCTTTCGACACCGGACTCATCACGGTGAACAAAGATCTCAGTGTCAGTTATGCGCCTGGGATCGAGAACGACCTGAAAGTGTCACCGCCGTTGCGTCATGCGCTGGGAAAGCCCCCACTCCACGAGAAGCTCATTCTCGGTGAAGAGTCGATAGCTCCTGAAGTGTCGTACCTGACCTGGCACCGGGAGAACGTCTTCGCGTCGCTGTAG